CCCCGCTTCTTCGATTACCACATCGCTCAGTACTCGAAGAGCCGGCGCAAGGCGCCGATCTACTGGCAGCTCGCGACGGCGTCGGGATCGTACTCGGTTTGGATCTACATCCACCGCGCGACCGGTGACACCCTCTTCCGCGTGCTCAACGACTTCGTGGGGCCGAAGCTCGACCACGAGAAGGTCAAGCTCGACGGGCTTACCCAGAAAGCGGGCGCCAATTCCTCCGCCGCCCAGCGGCGCGAGATCGAGCAGCAGGAGACCCTTGTCGGCGAGCTGCAGGCGCTGAAGATCGAGGTCGCACGCGTCGCCCCGCTCTGGAAGCCGAACCTCGACGACGGCGTCATCCTCAACTTCGCCCCGCTGTGGCGGCTCGTGCCGCAGACCCGGAGCTGGCAGAGCGAGTGCAAGAAGGCCTGGGATGAGCTCGTCGCCGGCGAGTACGACTGGGCGCACATCGCGATGCATCTGTGGCCCGAGCGGGTGGTGCCCCCCTGCATCGACGACCGCAGCCTCGCCATCGCCCACGGGCTCGAGGACGTGTTCTGGCACGAGGACGACTCGGGAACCTGGCGCAAGAGCCGGGTCAACGACGCGACCGTGCAGGAGCTCATCCAGGAGCGGAGCTCCACCACCGTCAGGGCCGCGCTGAACGACCTCCTGTCCGCCGCCACGCCCACGGCGAGCAAGGGGCGCAAGGCGAAGGGCCGGAGCGGGTCACCGCGCCCCTCCGCAGCCAAGTCTGCGCCCGCCGCAGCGCGGGCCACCGCCCCCGACACAGCGGCCGACGAGACCACGCTTCGCGCGGTCAAGGCCGCCATCGCCACTGTGGCAGATGGCGCCTCCAAGGCCGACGTGCTCGCCGCCACGGGCCTGTCGGACGGGGACTGGAGCAAGGCCATCGCCGCCTTGCTCGACCGAGGCGTTGTCACGCGCACTGGGCAGAAGCGCGGCACGCGCTACCACGCAGACTCGCCAGGAGAAGACGGATGATGCACGGCCTGCACCAGCACATCGCGTCGACGCTCGACCGTCTCCTCCGCGAGCGGCGCATCGTCGTGTTCTACGACCTGCGTGAGGAGTTCCGACCCTTCCTCGACGAGCTCGACGTCGTTGGCACGGGCGTAGGTGACCTCCCTCGAGTCTGCATCCACGACACGCTGACGCACGTGGCCCGTTTCGAAGGCTCGTTCTTCGCGCTCAAGGCCGCCATGGAGCCCATCCTCGCGGCACCGCGTCCGGAGCCGGTCCTCATCTACGTGCCGGGCTACGCCAAGGAGCGGCTCGGGAAGCTGCGGGCTCCGGCGACGCCCAACACGGCGCAGGGCAAGGACGTCTGGAACGTGCTCTTCGAGCTCGACTGCGCTGGCAAGTCCTACGAGCCGAGCCTTCGTGGCCTCGCGCGGAACGAGCTTCGGCGCCGCTACACGGACGGCGACATCGACGAGATGCTCGCGCTGGAGTCGCTCACGTACCACGACGTAGTGCGCTTTCTGCTCGACGAGGGCGGCGGAGCCGACGAATCGACCTCGCTGGTCAGGCTGGTGTTGGGCGGCGGTTCGAGCGAGGAACTCATCTGCCGCTGGCTCACCGACGAGGCCTGCGATTCGGATCTCGAAACGAAGCAGGCCGCGCCCGAGCTACTCAAGCTCGTCCAAGCTCGCCTCGGCCTCGCACTATCGGACGTCAGCCTGGCGAAGGCGCGTCACCAGACCCTGCGCTACGTGCTCGTCAACGAGCTTCGCTCCGACCTCGGGGGCCAGGCGCCCGGTCAGCTCGATGTCGTCCCAGCCCCGCCGACGAAGGAGGAGCTGCAGCGCGTTCGCGACGTCACCGAGCGTCTGCGCCGCGAGCACCCCGACGCCTACAGCGACATCGCCGACGGCATCGAGCGCGAGCTCAACCTCCCGGCGCTCAAGCTCGACGCGGAAGCACTCGGGACGATCGACACCTTCCGCTTCGAGGAAGCGGTCCTGCTCGAGCACGCTGCGAATATGATCGCCGATACTTACTATGACCGTGCGCTCGAGCTCGTGGTCGAGCGGCGGCGTAGCTTCTGGGTCGACCGCAGCCTTGGCCGGCTTGGACTGTGGGAGACCTGTCGTCTTATGGCGGAGCTAGGGCGCGAGGTGGGGCGAGTTCGCCCGCTCTTGAAACAGACCGCCGGGACCCCCAAGAGCTGGGTCGAAGGCTACGCGATTGACTGGTACCGCGCGGACCTCGCGCAGAGGGCGCTCGAGTCGTGGGTCGCGAAGCTCGAGGACGAGCCCGAGCCTGCGCTCGAGAAGGCCCTCGGGCTGGTGCGCCGCAACCACGAAACGCTCCTCAAAGAGATGACCGAGGGCTACACGGCCGCCCTCGCCGCGGCCGGGTGGTCGGTCAGCGACGTCCTCCACCAGACCCGTATCTACCCGGAGCTGGTCGAGTCGGTGCGCGGCCGGGTGGCCTACTTCTTCGTCGACGCCATGCGCTTCGAGATGGCGGCCGACCTGATCGAGCAGCTCGAGGGCGCACTGGAGCTGCGCCTAGTACCCGCCGTGGGCGGGCTCCCCTCGATCACGCCGATCGGCATGGCTGCGTTGCTGGGGGGCGCCTCGTCGAGCTTCTCGGTGGTCGACCACAAGGGCAAGCTTGCTGCGCGCATCGGCGACACGATCCTGCCGGGGCTCGC
This genomic stretch from bacterium harbors:
- a CDS encoding PglZ domain-containing protein, whose translation is MMHGLHQHIASTLDRLLRERRIVVFYDLREEFRPFLDELDVVGTGVGDLPRVCIHDTLTHVARFEGSFFALKAAMEPILAAPRPEPVLIYVPGYAKERLGKLRAPATPNTAQGKDVWNVLFELDCAGKSYEPSLRGLARNELRRRYTDGDIDEMLALESLTYHDVVRFLLDEGGGADESTSLVRLVLGGGSSEELICRWLTDEACDSDLETKQAAPELLKLVQARLGLALSDVSLAKARHQTLRYVLVNELRSDLGGQAPGQLDVVPAPPTKEELQRVRDVTERLRREHPDAYSDIADGIERELNLPALKLDAEALGTIDTFRFEEAVLLEHAANMIADTYYDRALELVVERRRSFWVDRSLGRLGLWETCRLMAELGREVGRVRPLLKQTAGTPKSWVEGYAIDWYRADLAQRALESWVAKLEDEPEPALEKALGLVRRNHETLLKEMTEGYTAALAAAGWSVSDVLHQTRIYPELVESVRGRVAYFFVDAMRFEMAADLIEQLEGALELRLVPAVGGLPSITPIGMAALLGGASSSFSVVDHKGKLAARIGDTILPGLAERMKYLKAVRPEAVDIDLGELLQKSTRALEKRLADAPLVIVRSQSIDGLGEMDGGLLARQIMDTVIGNLARAVRKLARTGIEHFVVTADHGHQFSIRKEEDMLMDKPGGDAVDQHRRCWAGRGGQTPAAAMRVSGADLGYDTDLDFIFPNGH